The Ictidomys tridecemlineatus isolate mIctTri1 chromosome 6, mIctTri1.hap1, whole genome shotgun sequence genome includes a region encoding these proteins:
- the Tubgcp6 gene encoding gamma-tubulin complex component 6 isoform X1: MAGITQLFDDLCEALLPAAPARPRQRGVARSRAKQTLKRVAYNALFTSLFQEETQQPQPDLPKLPVRNKVLMLSFDLRVGGLGPEADRLEELVEGLEADPCCPLVELGSALDLLVQLAGSGPPRTLRRKRDYFCHNRHAGRNVPYGGYDCCDLRLLEMDVQSLIASEEYSCHSMVQETLQVMEAAPGTGLPTVGLFSFGDPCGDRFERETRISIFGALVHSRTYDMDVRLDLPPVPDSADLSGLAIKVPQSVDQWEDEGFQSASNLTPDSQSEPSMTPDVDLWEAALTYEPSKRRCWERVGCPPGHREEPYLTEAGRDAFDRFCRLRQGELQALSGGLLQAPRPLLVKEQELVKDSLNVLLGVVSATFSLCQLSQAFVVERGVHVSGASPESISSILSEVAEYGTCYTRLSHFSVQPVLGSSCSRGLVFQAFTSGLRRYLQYYRACVLATPPTLSLLTIGFLFKKLGRQLRYLAELCGVGTVLPGSSGGEPRDAFPTGVKLLSYLYQEALDNCSNEHYPVLLSLLKTSCEPYTRFIHDWVYSGVFRDVYGEFMIQVNHEYLGFRDKFYWTHGYVLISKEVEDCVPVFLKHIAHDVYVCGKTINLLKLCCPRHYLCWSDVPVPRISVIFSLEELKEIEKDCAVYVGRMERVARHSSISKEEKELRMEIAKQELIVHAREAASRVLSELSDRQMSEQMALDARKREQFQRLKEQFVKDQERRLAARQEELEDDFSYAREVRDREKRLTALEEELDRKARQALVDHYSKLSAEAARREQRALWRIQRHRLESARLRFFLEDEKRVQEMLKNVAEVCQPQELLGHLPGTCSQVNALLQVTSPGPEHPDRGPTCNSAPTELHLAAWDCPGRPSVPATQAIESPAVGAGGSGTRLAEGAEPFSAGLSITDFLPLGPSAEQPVQTNRALPLEEALQTISSDLPAVSPGEAHATAGTQPAQPQEYDFSTVLRPAAATSPSPGPLQAVEGSLGPEEHAPWEGTHEGTQMALSPPLRHVTSEEGSNQPTGQLHRHVSDASIRVGENMPDVAPSRPRWNVHGHVSDASIRVGENMPDVAPSRPRWNVHGHVSDASIRVGENMPDVAPSRPRWNVHGHVSDASIRVGENMPDVAPSRPRWNVHGHVSDASIRVGENMPDVAPSRPRWNVHGHVSDASIRVGENMPDVAPSRPRWNVHGHVSDASIRVGENMLEAEPIPPWPHQNPPSHESQAGSSLEVQNPALEHGPRLPVDTEPSICCPKVGSLQNLPSVASKSSTLGDSVSEEPGAGKNGDNDDLSPSWPPNSQVGRTQPGEGSMQGAPHALFQHKPKGAWEQLLGGVPTLSLDSQEGTAAPSSPEAAAEVEALRWGKEQAYVAGLASRYHLEQYPDSYESMSEAPAAHLVRHVLPRAFAFPVDPWVQSAVDETTVQLTELLTLPVLMQRSLTAPLAAHVSLVNQAAVDYFFAELHLEAHFEALRHFLLMEDGEFAQSLSDLLFEKLGAGQTPGELLNPLVLNCILSKALQYSLHGDTPHATNLSFALKYLPEVFAPNAPDVLSCLELRYKVDWPLNIVITENCLSKYSGIFSFLLQLKLMMWTLKDICFHLKRTALVSHAAGSVQFRQLQLFKHEMQHFVKVTQGYIANQILHVSWCEFRARLATVGNLEEIQRAHAEYLHKAVFRGLLTEKAAPVMNIIHSIFSLVLKFRSQLISQAWGPASGPRGAEHPNFALMQQSYSTFKYYSHFLFKVVTKLVNRGYQPHLEDFLLRINFNSYYQDA, encoded by the exons ATGGCCGGCATCACCCAGCTGTTCGATGACCTGTGCGAGGCCCTCCTGCCAGCGGCCCCGGCTCGCCCGCGCCAGCGCGGCGTGGCCCGGAGCCGGGCGAAGCAGACCCTCAAGCGGGTGGCCTACAATGCCCTTTTCACGAGCCTGTTCCAAGAGGAGACTCAGCAGCCGCAGCCCGACCTCCCGAAGCTCCCCGTGAGAAACAAGGTCCTCATGTTGTCCTTCGACCTGAGAGTGGGCGGCCTGGGCCCCGAGGCTGACCGACTGGAGGAGCTGGTGGAGGGGCTGGAGGCAGACCCGTGCTGTCCACTCGTGGAGCTGGGCTCTGCGCTGGACCTCCTCGTCCAGCTGGCAGGGAGCGGCCCGCCACGCACCCTGCGGAGAAAACGGGACTACTTCTGCCACAACAGGCACGCGGGCCGGAACGTCCCCTACGGCGGCTACGACTGCTGCGACCTGCGGCTGTTGGAGATGGACGTCCAGTCCCTGATCGCCAGCGAGGAGTACTCCTGTCACAGCATGGTCCAGGAAACGCTTCAAGTGATGGAGGCTGCTCCAGGCACTGGCCTGCCCACCGTAGGGCTCTTCTCCTTCGGTGACCCTTGTGGTGACAGGTTTGAGAGAGAAACCCGCATCTCCATCTTCGGTGCTCTTGTGCACAGTCGCACTTATGACATGGATGTGCGACTAGACTTGCCCCCTGTGCCTGATAGTGCAGACCTCTCTGGACTGGCCATTAAG GTCCCTCAGAGTGTGGATCAGTGGGAAGACGAAGGGTTCCAGTCAGCATCCAATTTGACTCCTGATTCTCAGTCTGAACCAAGCATGACTCCAGATGTGGACTTGTGGGAAGCTGCCCTCACGTATGAGCCCAGCAAGCGGAGGTGCTGGGAGCGAGTGGGATG CCCCCCTGGCCACAGAGAGGAGCCCTACCTCACTGAGGCGGGAAGGGACGCCTTTGACAGGTTCTGCAGGCTCCGCCAAGGTGAGCTTCAGGCGCTCAGTGGGGGCCTCCTGCAGGCCCCAAGGCCCCTGCTGGTGAAGGAACAAGAGCTGGTGAAGGACTCGCTGAACGTCCTGCTTGGGGTGGTGTCCGCCACGTTCTCCCTCTGCCAG CTCTCTCAGGCCTTTGTTGTGGAGCGGGGTGTCCACGTGTCAGGGGCTTCTCCCGAGAGCATCAGCAGTATCCTGTCAGAGGTGGCTGAGTATGGGACCTGCTATACACGCCTGAGCCACTTCTCCGTGCAGCCCGTGCTGGGCTCCTCCTGCAGCAGGGGCCTTGTGTTTCAG GCCTTCACCAGCGGCTTGAGGCGGTACCTGCAGTACTACCGGGCCTGCGTCCTCGCCACCCCGCCCACACTCAGCCTCCTCACCATTGGCTTTCTCTTTAAGAAGTTGGGCCGGCAGCTCAG GTACCTGGCTGAGCTTTGTGGTGTTGGCACTGTGCTCCCTGGGTCCAGCGGAGGAGAGCCCAGGGATGCATTCCCTACC GGGGTGAAGCTGCTGTCCTACCTCTATCAGGAAGCCCTGGACAACTGCAGCAATGAGCACTACCCTGTGCTGCTGTCCCTGCTGAAGACAAGCTGTGAGCCCTATACACG GTTCATTCATGACTGGGTGTACAGCGGGGTCTTCAGAGACGTGTATGGGGAGTTCATGATCCAGGTGAACCACGAGTACCTTGGCTTCAGAG ACAAGTTTTACTGGACCCATGGCTATGTGCTCATCTCCAAAGAGGTGGAGGACTGTGTGCCTGTGTTCCTGAAGCACATTGCCCACGACGTGTACGTCTGTGGGAAGACCATCAACCTGCTGAAGCTCTGCTGTCCCCGG CACTACCTCTGTTGGTCAGATGTCCCTGTGCCTCGCATTTCGGTGATTTTCTCCCTGGAGGAGTTGAAGGAGATAGAGAAGGACTGTGCCGTCTACGTTGGGCGGATGGAGAGGGTTGCCCGCCACAGCTCCATCAGCAAGGAGGAGAAG GAACTACGTATGGAAATTGCAAAACAAGAATTAATTGTCCATGCCCGGGAAGCAGCCTCCAGGGTCCTGAGTGAGCTGAGCG ACCGGCAGATGTCCGAGCAGATGGCCTTAGATGCCCGGAAGCGAGAGCAATTTCAGCGTCTAAAGGAGCAATTTGTGAAGGACCAGGAG CGACGCCTGGCGGCCCGACAGGAAGAACTGGAAGATGACTTCAGCTATGCTCGTGAGGTCCGGGACCGAGAGAAGCGGCTGACAGCCCTGGAGGAAGAGCTGGACAGGAAGGCCAG GCAGGCACTGGTGGACCACTATAGCAAGTTGTCTGCAGAGGCAGCTCGTCGGGAGCAGAGGGCACTGTGGAGAATCCAGAGGCACCGATTGGAAAGTGCACGGCTTCGTTTTTTCCTAGAAGATGAAAAGCGTGTCCAG GAGATGCTGAAGAACGTGGCTGAGGTTTGCCAGCCCCAGGAGCTGCTGGGTCACCTCCCAGGTACCTGCTCCCAG GTCAATGCCCTGTTGCAGGTCACATCTCCAGGCCCCGAGCACCCAGACAGAGGTCCTACCTGTAATTCAGCACCCACAGAGCTGCACTTGGCTGCCTGGGATTGTCCAGGCAGGCCGAGTGTGCCCGCTACGCAGGCCATTGAGTCTCCAGCAGTTGGGGCTGGTGGCTCAGGGACCAGACTGGCAGAGGGGGCTGAGCCGTTCTCTGCTGGCCTCAGCATCACAGACTTCCTGCCCTTGGGTCCCAGCGCTGAGCAGCCTGTGCAGACCAACAGGGCCCTTCCCCTGGAGGAGGCGCTGCAGACCATCAGCTCAGACCTGCCTGCCGTTTCCCCTGGGGAGGCCCATGCCACAGCTGGCACACAGCCTGCCCAGCCACAGGAGTACGACTTCAGCACCGTCCTGAGGCCAGCTGCGGCCACCTCACCTTCCCCAGGTCCCCTTCAGGCTGTTGAGGGCAGCTTGGGCCCTGAGGAGCACGCGCCATGGGAGGGCACGCACGAGGGCACACAGATGGCTCTGTCCCCCCCACTCAGGCATGTCACCTCTGAGGAGGGAAGCAACCAGCCCACAGGGCAGCTCCATAGGCACGTGTCAGATGCCAGCATCAGGGTTGGCGAGAACATGCCAGACGTGGCTCCCTCTCGGCCACGGTGGAACGTCCACGGGCACGTGTCGGATGCCAGCATCAGGGTGGGGGAGAACATGCCAGACGTGGCTCCCTCCCGCCCACGGTGGAACGTCCACGGGCACGTGTCGGATGCCAGCATCAGGGTGGGGGAGAACATGCCAGACGTGGCTCCCTCCCGGCCACGGTGGAACGTCCACGGGCACGTGTCGGATGCCAGCATCAGGGTGGGGGAGAACATGCCAGACGTGGCTCCCTCCCGCCCACGGTGGAACGTCCACGGGCACGTGTCGGATGCCAGCATCAGAGTCGGGGAGAACATGCCAGACGTGGCTCCCTCCCGGCCGCGGTGGAACGTCCACGGGCACGTGTCGGATGCCAGCATCAGAGTCGGGGAGAACATGCCAGACGTGGCTCCCTCCCGGCCGCGGTGGAACGTCCACGGGCACGTGTCAGATGCCAGCATCAGGGTGGGGGAGAACATGCTAGAAGCTGAGCCCATCCCACCCTGGCCCCACCAGAACCCTCCTAGCCACGAGTCCCAGGCAGGCTCAAGCCTGGAAGTACAGAACCCTGCCCTGGAACATGGGCCACGGCTACCTGTAGACACGGAGCCTTCCATCTGCTGTCCCAAAGTGGGCAGCCTGCAGAACTTGCCCTCTGTTGCGTCCAAGTCCAGCACTTTGGGAGACAGTGTCTCTGAGGAGCCAG GTGCAGGGAAGAATGGTGACAATGATGACCTCTCTCCAAGCTGGCCTCCAAACTCTCAGGTTGGAAGGACACAGCCTGGGGAGGGGAGCATGCAGGGAGCCCCACATGCCCTTTTCCAACACAAACCCAAGGGGGCCTGGGAGCAGCTGCTGGGCGGGGTGCCCACCTTGAGTTTGGATTCTCAGGAAGGCACAGCTGCCCCGAGCAGCCCTGAGGCAGCAGCTGAGGTGGAGGCGCTGCGCTGGGGCAAGGAGCAGGCCTATGTGGCAGGCCTGGCCAGTCGGTACCACCTGGAGCAGTACCCGGACAGCTACGAGTCCATGT CAGAGGCCCCCGCTGCCCACCTGGTACGCCACGTGCTTCCCCGGGCCTTCGCCTTCCCCGTGGACCCCTGGGTGCAGTCGGCTGTGGACGAGACCACGGTGCAGTTGACCGAGCTGCTGACGCTGCCGGTGCTCATGCAGCGCTCCCTTACTGCCCCGCTGGCTGCCCA CGTCTCCCTGGTGAACCAAGCTGCAGTTGACTACTTCTTTGCGGAGCTGCACCTGGAGGCGCACTTTGAGGCTTTGCGGCACTTCCTGCTGATGGAGGATGGGGAGTTTGCCCAGTCCCTGAGTGACCTGCTCTTTGAGAAG CTCGGGGCTGGGCAGACACCTGGGGAACTGCTCAACCCACTGGTCCTCAACTGCATCCTGAGCAAGGCCCTCCAGTACAGCCTCCATGGGGACACCCCACATGCCACCAACCTCTCCTTCGCCCTCAAGTACCTGCCTGAAGTGTTTGCTCCCAATGCCCCGGATGTGCTGAGCTGCCTGGAGCTCAGGTACAAG GTCGACTGGCCCCTCAACATCGTCATCACCGAGAACTGCCTGAGCAAGTACAGCGGCATCTTCTCCTTCCTGCTGCAGCTGAAGCTCATGATGTGGACGCTCAAGGACATCTGCTTCCACCTCAAGCGCACAG CCCTGGTGAGCCACGCAGCTGGCTCAGTGCAGTTCCGCCAGCTGCAGCTGTTCAAACACGAGATGCAGCACTTTGTGAAGGTCACCCAGGGCTACATCGCCAACCAGATCCTGCATGTCAGCTGGTGTGAGTTCAGGGCCCGGCTGGCCACAGTGGGCAACCTTGAGGAGATCCAGCGCGCCCATGCAGAGTATCTGCACAAGGCTGTCTTCAG GGGCCTGCTCACTGAGAAGGCAGCACCGGTCATGAACATCATCCATAGCATTTTCAGCCTGGTGCTGAAGTTCCGCAGCCAGCTCATCTCCCAGGCCTGGGGCCCAGCCAGTGGCCCCCGGGGTGCTGAGCACCCCAACTTTGCTCTCATGCAGCAGTCCTACAGTACCTTCAAGTACTACTCCCACTTCCTCTTCAAAG TGGTGACCAAGTTGGTGAACCGTGGTTACCAGCCCCACCTCGAGGACTTCTTGCTGCGCATCAACTTCAACAGCTACTACCAGGACGCCTGA
- the Tubgcp6 gene encoding gamma-tubulin complex component 6 isoform X4 produces the protein MAGITQLFDDLCEALLPAAPARPRQRGVARSRAKQTLKRVAYNALFTSLFQEETQQPQPDLPKLPVRNKVLMLSFDLRVGGLGPEADRLEELVEGLEADPCCPLVELGSALDLLVQLAGSGPPRTLRRKRDYFCHNRHAGRNVPYGGYDCCDLRLLEMDVQSLIASEEYSCHSMVQETLQVMEAAPGTGLPTVGLFSFGDPCGDRFERETRISIFGALVHSRTYDMDVRLDLPPVPDSADLSGLAIKVPQSVDQWEDEGFQSASNLTPDSQSEPSMTPDVDLWEAALTYEPSKRRCWERVGCPPGHREEPYLTEAGRDAFDRFCRLRQGELQALSGGLLQAPRPLLVKEQELVKDSLNVLLGVVSATFSLCQLSQAFVVERGVHVSGASPESISSILSEVAEYGTCYTRLSHFSVQPVLGSSCSRGLVFQAFTSGLRRYLQYYRACVLATPPTLSLLTIGFLFKKLGRQLRYLAELCGVGTVLPGSSGGEPRDAFPTGVKLLSYLYQEALDNCSNEHYPVLLSLLKTSCEPYTRFIHDWVYSGVFRDVYGEFMIQVNHEYLGFRDKFYWTHGYVLISKEVEDCVPVFLKHIAHDVYVCGKTINLLKLCCPRHYLCWSDVPVPRISVIFSLEELKEIEKDCAVYVGRMERVARHSSISKEEKELRMEIAKQELIVHAREAASRVLSELSDRQMSEQMALDARKREQFQRLKEQFVKDQERRLAARQEELEDDFSYAREVRDREKRLTALEEELDRKARQALVDHYSKLSAEAARREQRALWRIQRHRLESARLRFFLEDEKRVQEMLKNVAEVCQPQELLGHLPGTCSQVNALLQVTSPGPEHPDRGPTCNSAPTELHLAAWDCPGRPSVPATQAIESPAVGAGGSGTRLAEGAEPFSAGLSITDFLPLGPSAEQPVQTNRALPLEEALQTISSDLPAVSPGEAHATAGTQPAQPQEYDFSTVLRPAAATSPSPGPLQAVEGSLGPEEHAPWEGTHEGTQMALSPPLRHVTSEEGSNQPTGQLHRHVSDASIRVGENMPDVAPSRPRWNVHGHVSDASIRVGENMPDVAPSRPRWNVHGHVSDASIRVGENMPDVAPSRPRWNVHGHVSDASIRVGENMPDVAPSRPRWNVHGHVSDASIRVGENMPDVAPSRPRWNVHGHVSDASIRVGENMPDVAPSRPRWNVHGHVSDASIRVGENMLEAEPIPPWPHQNPPSHESQAGSSLEVQNPALEHGPRLPVDTEPSICCPKVGSLQNLPSVASKSSTLGDSVSEEPGAGKNGDNDDLSPSWPPNSQVGRTQPGEGSMQGAPHALFQHKPKGAWEQLLGGVPTLSLDSQEGTAAPSSPEAAAEVEALRWGKEQAYVAGLASRYHLEQYPDSYESMSEAPAAHLVRHVLPRAFAFPVDPWVQSAVDETTVQLTELLTLPVLMQRSLTAPLAAHVSLVNQAAVDYFFAELHLEAHFEALRHFLLMEDGEFAQSLSDLLFEKVDWPLNIVITENCLSKYSGIFSFLLQLKLMMWTLKDICFHLKRTALVSHAAGSVQFRQLQLFKHEMQHFVKVTQGYIANQILHVSWCEFRARLATVGNLEEIQRAHAEYLHKAVFRGLLTEKAAPVMNIIHSIFSLVLKFRSQLISQAWGPASGPRGAEHPNFALMQQSYSTFKYYSHFLFKVVTKLVNRGYQPHLEDFLLRINFNSYYQDA, from the exons ATGGCCGGCATCACCCAGCTGTTCGATGACCTGTGCGAGGCCCTCCTGCCAGCGGCCCCGGCTCGCCCGCGCCAGCGCGGCGTGGCCCGGAGCCGGGCGAAGCAGACCCTCAAGCGGGTGGCCTACAATGCCCTTTTCACGAGCCTGTTCCAAGAGGAGACTCAGCAGCCGCAGCCCGACCTCCCGAAGCTCCCCGTGAGAAACAAGGTCCTCATGTTGTCCTTCGACCTGAGAGTGGGCGGCCTGGGCCCCGAGGCTGACCGACTGGAGGAGCTGGTGGAGGGGCTGGAGGCAGACCCGTGCTGTCCACTCGTGGAGCTGGGCTCTGCGCTGGACCTCCTCGTCCAGCTGGCAGGGAGCGGCCCGCCACGCACCCTGCGGAGAAAACGGGACTACTTCTGCCACAACAGGCACGCGGGCCGGAACGTCCCCTACGGCGGCTACGACTGCTGCGACCTGCGGCTGTTGGAGATGGACGTCCAGTCCCTGATCGCCAGCGAGGAGTACTCCTGTCACAGCATGGTCCAGGAAACGCTTCAAGTGATGGAGGCTGCTCCAGGCACTGGCCTGCCCACCGTAGGGCTCTTCTCCTTCGGTGACCCTTGTGGTGACAGGTTTGAGAGAGAAACCCGCATCTCCATCTTCGGTGCTCTTGTGCACAGTCGCACTTATGACATGGATGTGCGACTAGACTTGCCCCCTGTGCCTGATAGTGCAGACCTCTCTGGACTGGCCATTAAG GTCCCTCAGAGTGTGGATCAGTGGGAAGACGAAGGGTTCCAGTCAGCATCCAATTTGACTCCTGATTCTCAGTCTGAACCAAGCATGACTCCAGATGTGGACTTGTGGGAAGCTGCCCTCACGTATGAGCCCAGCAAGCGGAGGTGCTGGGAGCGAGTGGGATG CCCCCCTGGCCACAGAGAGGAGCCCTACCTCACTGAGGCGGGAAGGGACGCCTTTGACAGGTTCTGCAGGCTCCGCCAAGGTGAGCTTCAGGCGCTCAGTGGGGGCCTCCTGCAGGCCCCAAGGCCCCTGCTGGTGAAGGAACAAGAGCTGGTGAAGGACTCGCTGAACGTCCTGCTTGGGGTGGTGTCCGCCACGTTCTCCCTCTGCCAG CTCTCTCAGGCCTTTGTTGTGGAGCGGGGTGTCCACGTGTCAGGGGCTTCTCCCGAGAGCATCAGCAGTATCCTGTCAGAGGTGGCTGAGTATGGGACCTGCTATACACGCCTGAGCCACTTCTCCGTGCAGCCCGTGCTGGGCTCCTCCTGCAGCAGGGGCCTTGTGTTTCAG GCCTTCACCAGCGGCTTGAGGCGGTACCTGCAGTACTACCGGGCCTGCGTCCTCGCCACCCCGCCCACACTCAGCCTCCTCACCATTGGCTTTCTCTTTAAGAAGTTGGGCCGGCAGCTCAG GTACCTGGCTGAGCTTTGTGGTGTTGGCACTGTGCTCCCTGGGTCCAGCGGAGGAGAGCCCAGGGATGCATTCCCTACC GGGGTGAAGCTGCTGTCCTACCTCTATCAGGAAGCCCTGGACAACTGCAGCAATGAGCACTACCCTGTGCTGCTGTCCCTGCTGAAGACAAGCTGTGAGCCCTATACACG GTTCATTCATGACTGGGTGTACAGCGGGGTCTTCAGAGACGTGTATGGGGAGTTCATGATCCAGGTGAACCACGAGTACCTTGGCTTCAGAG ACAAGTTTTACTGGACCCATGGCTATGTGCTCATCTCCAAAGAGGTGGAGGACTGTGTGCCTGTGTTCCTGAAGCACATTGCCCACGACGTGTACGTCTGTGGGAAGACCATCAACCTGCTGAAGCTCTGCTGTCCCCGG CACTACCTCTGTTGGTCAGATGTCCCTGTGCCTCGCATTTCGGTGATTTTCTCCCTGGAGGAGTTGAAGGAGATAGAGAAGGACTGTGCCGTCTACGTTGGGCGGATGGAGAGGGTTGCCCGCCACAGCTCCATCAGCAAGGAGGAGAAG GAACTACGTATGGAAATTGCAAAACAAGAATTAATTGTCCATGCCCGGGAAGCAGCCTCCAGGGTCCTGAGTGAGCTGAGCG ACCGGCAGATGTCCGAGCAGATGGCCTTAGATGCCCGGAAGCGAGAGCAATTTCAGCGTCTAAAGGAGCAATTTGTGAAGGACCAGGAG CGACGCCTGGCGGCCCGACAGGAAGAACTGGAAGATGACTTCAGCTATGCTCGTGAGGTCCGGGACCGAGAGAAGCGGCTGACAGCCCTGGAGGAAGAGCTGGACAGGAAGGCCAG GCAGGCACTGGTGGACCACTATAGCAAGTTGTCTGCAGAGGCAGCTCGTCGGGAGCAGAGGGCACTGTGGAGAATCCAGAGGCACCGATTGGAAAGTGCACGGCTTCGTTTTTTCCTAGAAGATGAAAAGCGTGTCCAG GAGATGCTGAAGAACGTGGCTGAGGTTTGCCAGCCCCAGGAGCTGCTGGGTCACCTCCCAGGTACCTGCTCCCAG GTCAATGCCCTGTTGCAGGTCACATCTCCAGGCCCCGAGCACCCAGACAGAGGTCCTACCTGTAATTCAGCACCCACAGAGCTGCACTTGGCTGCCTGGGATTGTCCAGGCAGGCCGAGTGTGCCCGCTACGCAGGCCATTGAGTCTCCAGCAGTTGGGGCTGGTGGCTCAGGGACCAGACTGGCAGAGGGGGCTGAGCCGTTCTCTGCTGGCCTCAGCATCACAGACTTCCTGCCCTTGGGTCCCAGCGCTGAGCAGCCTGTGCAGACCAACAGGGCCCTTCCCCTGGAGGAGGCGCTGCAGACCATCAGCTCAGACCTGCCTGCCGTTTCCCCTGGGGAGGCCCATGCCACAGCTGGCACACAGCCTGCCCAGCCACAGGAGTACGACTTCAGCACCGTCCTGAGGCCAGCTGCGGCCACCTCACCTTCCCCAGGTCCCCTTCAGGCTGTTGAGGGCAGCTTGGGCCCTGAGGAGCACGCGCCATGGGAGGGCACGCACGAGGGCACACAGATGGCTCTGTCCCCCCCACTCAGGCATGTCACCTCTGAGGAGGGAAGCAACCAGCCCACAGGGCAGCTCCATAGGCACGTGTCAGATGCCAGCATCAGGGTTGGCGAGAACATGCCAGACGTGGCTCCCTCTCGGCCACGGTGGAACGTCCACGGGCACGTGTCGGATGCCAGCATCAGGGTGGGGGAGAACATGCCAGACGTGGCTCCCTCCCGCCCACGGTGGAACGTCCACGGGCACGTGTCGGATGCCAGCATCAGGGTGGGGGAGAACATGCCAGACGTGGCTCCCTCCCGGCCACGGTGGAACGTCCACGGGCACGTGTCGGATGCCAGCATCAGGGTGGGGGAGAACATGCCAGACGTGGCTCCCTCCCGCCCACGGTGGAACGTCCACGGGCACGTGTCGGATGCCAGCATCAGAGTCGGGGAGAACATGCCAGACGTGGCTCCCTCCCGGCCGCGGTGGAACGTCCACGGGCACGTGTCGGATGCCAGCATCAGAGTCGGGGAGAACATGCCAGACGTGGCTCCCTCCCGGCCGCGGTGGAACGTCCACGGGCACGTGTCAGATGCCAGCATCAGGGTGGGGGAGAACATGCTAGAAGCTGAGCCCATCCCACCCTGGCCCCACCAGAACCCTCCTAGCCACGAGTCCCAGGCAGGCTCAAGCCTGGAAGTACAGAACCCTGCCCTGGAACATGGGCCACGGCTACCTGTAGACACGGAGCCTTCCATCTGCTGTCCCAAAGTGGGCAGCCTGCAGAACTTGCCCTCTGTTGCGTCCAAGTCCAGCACTTTGGGAGACAGTGTCTCTGAGGAGCCAG GTGCAGGGAAGAATGGTGACAATGATGACCTCTCTCCAAGCTGGCCTCCAAACTCTCAGGTTGGAAGGACACAGCCTGGGGAGGGGAGCATGCAGGGAGCCCCACATGCCCTTTTCCAACACAAACCCAAGGGGGCCTGGGAGCAGCTGCTGGGCGGGGTGCCCACCTTGAGTTTGGATTCTCAGGAAGGCACAGCTGCCCCGAGCAGCCCTGAGGCAGCAGCTGAGGTGGAGGCGCTGCGCTGGGGCAAGGAGCAGGCCTATGTGGCAGGCCTGGCCAGTCGGTACCACCTGGAGCAGTACCCGGACAGCTACGAGTCCATGT CAGAGGCCCCCGCTGCCCACCTGGTACGCCACGTGCTTCCCCGGGCCTTCGCCTTCCCCGTGGACCCCTGGGTGCAGTCGGCTGTGGACGAGACCACGGTGCAGTTGACCGAGCTGCTGACGCTGCCGGTGCTCATGCAGCGCTCCCTTACTGCCCCGCTGGCTGCCCA CGTCTCCCTGGTGAACCAAGCTGCAGTTGACTACTTCTTTGCGGAGCTGCACCTGGAGGCGCACTTTGAGGCTTTGCGGCACTTCCTGCTGATGGAGGATGGGGAGTTTGCCCAGTCCCTGAGTGACCTGCTCTTTGAGAAG GTCGACTGGCCCCTCAACATCGTCATCACCGAGAACTGCCTGAGCAAGTACAGCGGCATCTTCTCCTTCCTGCTGCAGCTGAAGCTCATGATGTGGACGCTCAAGGACATCTGCTTCCACCTCAAGCGCACAG CCCTGGTGAGCCACGCAGCTGGCTCAGTGCAGTTCCGCCAGCTGCAGCTGTTCAAACACGAGATGCAGCACTTTGTGAAGGTCACCCAGGGCTACATCGCCAACCAGATCCTGCATGTCAGCTGGTGTGAGTTCAGGGCCCGGCTGGCCACAGTGGGCAACCTTGAGGAGATCCAGCGCGCCCATGCAGAGTATCTGCACAAGGCTGTCTTCAG GGGCCTGCTCACTGAGAAGGCAGCACCGGTCATGAACATCATCCATAGCATTTTCAGCCTGGTGCTGAAGTTCCGCAGCCAGCTCATCTCCCAGGCCTGGGGCCCAGCCAGTGGCCCCCGGGGTGCTGAGCACCCCAACTTTGCTCTCATGCAGCAGTCCTACAGTACCTTCAAGTACTACTCCCACTTCCTCTTCAAAG TGGTGACCAAGTTGGTGAACCGTGGTTACCAGCCCCACCTCGAGGACTTCTTGCTGCGCATCAACTTCAACAGCTACTACCAGGACGCCTGA